The following DNA comes from Methanomassiliicoccales archaeon LGM-DZ1.
GATACCTCGGAGGTTTCGGATGCTGGATCGCCGATATTCTGGGAGGTGAAAAGGATGCGTCCGAGGATTAAGCACCGGGGGGACAGCATGAGGATAGATCTCCTCTGCAGCTGGGGAGGCCACCTCCAGGAGATGTTGGACCTCCGCGGGGCATGGGGCAGGTACGACTACCGCTTCATCACCTACGAGAGCGAGCGCACGGCCGCCATGGACGAGCCGATGGTCCTCATAACCCCTCCCTGGATCAGCATCCCCCGTTTCCTGAGGGGCCTCTTCCGTGCCCTCCGCTGCGTGCTGTTCGACCGTCCCGACGTGCTCATAAGCACCGGAATGGGTTATGTGGATGTCTTCGTCTTCCCTCTCTGCAGGCTGCTCGGCACATATACAGTGTACATAGAATCCGGGGCCAACGTCGGCTATGTGAGCGGCACCGCCGGCATCGTCAGACGCTTCGCCGACCGCTTCATAGTCAGATGGGAGGACCTCGCGGAGGAGATCGGAGCGGAGTTCCACGGGGGGATATTCTGATACTGGTAACCATCGGCATGAACGACGCCCCGTACGGCGCCCTGTTCGAGGAGATGGACCGCCTCGCACCCTCTCTGGGGGAGGAGGTCGTGATGCAGGTCGGCAGGACCGGCTTCCAAGGGAAGAACAGCAGATGCTTCCAATACCTCCCCGACACTGAGATGGGGAAGCTCTTCGATTCCTGCTCCCTTATCGTATCCCATGCGGGCATCGGGACCATAGTGAACGGCCTCGACCGCCGCATCCCCCTCGTCCTCGTCCCCAGGGAAGTTGTCATGCCCGATGCCGGCACCGATCAGCAGATGGCCGTGGCCGAGAAGGTGGAGGCCATAGGGCGCGGGACGGTAGTCAGGGACCTGTCCGAACTCGGGAGCAAGCTGACGGAGGCCAGGGCCATGCGCCTCCCCCCGTACGAGCGCGACCGCTCACTGCTCTCGTTCCTCTCAGGACTCCTCGCCGGGCTCGCCGAGGAACCTCCTGAAAAGCCTCTTCAGCGAGCCGGGCAGGAAGCTGCTGATCTTCCCCCTCTCGTAGGAGTCCAGGGCGGCGAACATCGCAGGCACGTAGACCGCGAAGAGCGCGAGGAACAGCCCGATCACCGGGATCCATGCCCCGGGGATATCGACGGCCCCGGACAGCAGGTACATCAGCGCCCCCGAGGCGGCGAAGAATGCATAGCCGACCGCGAGCGGGCGCATGATCTCCCATACCCCGGTGCCGGTGATCCTCCCGACGTAGGCCGTGGTGCAGAGCGTGTAGGCCAGGGTGCAGACCATCCACACGGCTGTGGCCTCCTCCACTCTCTCGAAGCTGTCGGAGGGGGACAGCATGCAGACGGCGGCGGAGACCGCCACGTTGGCGATCCCGAAGACCACGGTCATTATGGAGACAGTGTTCACCTTGAGGTACACTGTGGGCACGCTCTGGAGGACAGTGGCGGCGCAGTAGGCGACATCGCCGGCCAGGGCGATCCTGACCACGTCCGCCAGGTAGACATAGTCCGCCCCTACCCACGCCTCTATGACCTGCGGCGCGAACACCATGACGAAGGCCACCGGCATGGCGAAGAGCAGGGATACGAACTTTATGCCCGTGACCAGCAGGTGGCGGAGGCCCTCGCCGTCCTTCTCCGCATAATAGTGGTAGACCAGGGGCTCGAAGGAGGTGGTCACGGAATAGCATGCTGTGTGTATCATCGAGATGAGAGAGGACACGATGGCGAACCCTCCCTCCGCCTCCGCGCCGATGTATATGTTGATGATGACCAGAGACGCCTGGATGTACAGCATGTTCCCGATCTTGTAGATTATCGACCATGCGCCGAGGGTGCCCATCGAACGGAAGAGGGACCTGTCGTAATAGCGGTAGCGGATCCTCATCGGGGGGTAGTCATGTTTGGCGAGGACGTACAGCAGGACCAGGAGGAACGCGGAGGAGACCAGGTAGGCCAGGCCCACGGCTATGAGGTCCTTCTCGCCGGCCGCGAAGAGGGCGAAGATGAGGCCGACCTGCAGGACCGTGTACGCCAGCCTGGCCATGTATATCTGGTACAGGGTGTTGTTGGCGTTGAAGACACTGGAGAACGCGGACCCGATAACGACCAGCAGCGAAGCGGCCATGATCAGCAGGAACATGATCTGGACCTCGCCGTAGCTGTTGCCGGCAACACCGAATATGTACGGCGACGCCCAGGAGACCAGGATTATCGGCGGGACCAGAACGATGCATGTCCGCAGTATGCCGAAGAAGCCCGTGCTGAGCTCTTTCGAGGCGTCGCTGCTCCTGCTTATGGCAAGCGTGGAATACCTCGAGCATGCAGATTCGAGCGAATCGGCGATGATCATGACGTACGACGTCATGGTGGTGGCGAGGGGGATTATACCGTAGGTCGCAAGACCCAGATTGTCGATGTAGAAGGGTACGAGGAAGACCCCGATGAGCGCCATGACGACAGTCCTGACGATGTTCATCGCGGCGTTAAGCGGGGTCCTCGCCCAGAAGGACCTATCGACGGTCACCGTTTCAATACACTCTCCATCTCACAGTTCGGGTGCCTTACGTGCATAACGGGGATAATGCTTTTGGCGCCCTTGCCTCCGGAAATTAACTGCAGATAACTATAGAGACTATTATAAAGAGCATATGCTTGGTATACATTTATGAACACTATCCAGGAAGGACTGCTGGATATGATGGCAGACATCGACCGGGCCGCCCGGGAGAACGGAGCGGAATACTCCCTGGACTGCGGCACGGCGATCGGAGCGGTCCGCCACCGCGGGTTCATCCCATGGGACGACGACATGGACATACTCGTGAAGGAAGAGGACCTCCCGAAGTTCCTGGATGCCATGGAGAGCCTGCCCGAGGGGAAGTACACTGTCCAGTGCCCCCTGAGCATCGATTTCGCCAACACATTCTACAAGATCCGCAGGAACGGGACCACCGCCATAGAGGACGATCATTGGAGCAACCGCGGCCACCAGGGGCTCTTCATAGACGTGTTCGTCGCCCGCGGATATCCCGACGGGCGCTTCCGGAGAGCGCGGTACGAACTCCTGCTGAAGTTCCAGCGGGGGATGAGGCTCATCGCCTTCCGCTGCTACGGGGACCCCTCGAAGGACCGCCGCCAGAGATGGTGCGACCGCATGCAGGCGCGGGCGCAGGAGCGCATGCGCAGGCTCTGCAGGGACGACCGCACGATGTACCGCATCGACTATCCTGTGGACTCCCGCCCGGTCCCCAGGGAATGGTACCGCGAGTATACCGACGTCCCGTTCGAGGGGCACATGTTCCGTATGTACGCCGACTACGACGACATCCTGACGGATGCCTACGGGGATTACATGACCCCTCCGCCCGAGGAGGAGAGGATCGGCAAGCACATCGTCGCGTTCAGCATGACCGAGGATTACAGAGACTGGCTCAGGGAGCACGGTCACTGAAGATCATCATCGGTCTTCTTCACGAAAACGGCGTACTTGCTGATGAGATAGTTCAGCACGATCTCGATGAACGAGATGATTATCTTAGCGGGGAACCCGTCGACCCCGAAGAGCTCTAGGTCGAGGCCCATGTCGTAGAGGACGGGGAACCCGCAGATGTTGATAGCCCCCGTGAAGGCCCTTCCTGCGACGAAGTAGGTGGCCTCCTTGCTGACGGTCTTCTTCTTCCTCGTCTGACTGCCGAAGACGAAGGTCTTGTTGAGCACGAAAGCGACCATCACTCCTATGACCCAGGAGGCCGCATTGCTGTAGACCGGTTTGATCCCGAGGAGGACCAGGGCCGCGTAGACGCCCCAGGTGATGGCAACGTTGAGGGCGCCGATGAAGAGGTAGCGCATGACCTCTCCGTGCTTCCCGTAGAAAAGACCGTCACAGAAATCCCTGATCCCCATGCTATCCCTCACAGTTTCTTGGTCGAGCCGACCATCTCCCATACGCTCATGTTGTCGCCTCCCTTCTCCACATGCTCGCGCGCGATGCGGCGGCATCTGCCCTCCAGGCGCGCCACGTAAAGCATCTTGAAGGGATGGAACCCCAACTCTTTGATGCAGGCCACCGCCGCCTTCACGAGGTACCTTTTGTTCCATGTAGGGATACTGTAGCCATACTTCTTCTGCATGACGCATTCGCCGACATTGACGCGGACGCGCTGCTTGATGAAATCCTCTTCCGTCTCCGGTCCGCGGTTCAGGACTATACTGTCCGGGACGTAGACGCATATGTACCCGGCCTCCTCCAGTTTCATGCGTATGATGTCCTCATCGGACTGCATGTCGGTCGGCAGGCGGGTGCCGATATCGCGGAACGCTATCAGCTCTCCGATCTTGGGATGCTCGAGCGCGAGCTGGTGGTGGACGCACCACATGAGGTTGACGGCGAAACCGATCTTGGTATCCTTCCCGTTGGTCGGGATAGGGTGACCCCCGGTGATCCCGACCTTCGGGTCAGCGAGGGGCTCGACCAGCTTCTGGAGGGAATCCTCGGTGCCGAACGCGTTGTCAGCGTTCAGCATGACCACGAGATCGCATGATTTGTGGTCGAGGTAGCAGTTTATGGCGGAGTTCTTGCCCTCCCTCTTCTCCTGCCTGTAAAGGCGGAGGGTGGGGAACTCCGCCTGCAGCCCTTTGACGATGTCGTCGGTCCCGTCGGTGCTCCCGCTTGAGACGACCAGCACCTCCTTCACCGAGACCGTGCTGAGCTTCTGGGAGTAGACGGAGCGGATGGACCGCTCGATGATCTGCGCCTCGTTATAGGCGCATATCCCTACAGTCACCTCCAAATCTGGCATTGTGGTGCACAGATTCGCAATGTCCTATAAAAAGTGTCCATGCTGCCTGCCCTTTATCCCATAACTAATAAAACAGCAGTGCGCATATTGAGCATCAGATACACTGCGAGGCAGATGCCGACCGCAGTGCCAGAAAGAGAGATCCGATAAAATGGTCTATGTCGATCCTTATGTGAAGAACGCCTTCCGCAAGAAACAGCCCGAGGGGAGGGGAGGATTCATACGCCTCGATCAGAACGAGAACCCCGACGGACTCCCGAGATGGCTGTTCGACGGGGTCATGAAGGGCATAACCCCCGAGATCCTCGGGATGTACCCGGAGGAGGGACCGTTCATCGAGAAGTACTCCAAGATGGCGGGCATATCCCCTTCCCAGATGACCGTCACCGACGGCAGCGTCGTGGCCATGGGGTACATGATGAAGGTCTTCGGAGAGCCCGGGAAGGACCTGGTGGTCGTACGCCCGACCTTCAACATGTACGGAGCCTACGGAGCGCTCAACGGGATGAAGTTGAAGGAGGTCCCCTACCGCGACGGCTACAGGATGGACATCGGTGACATCCTCTCGTCCATCGACGACAATACGGGCATCGTCGTCCTTGTGAACCCCAACATGCCGATAGGCAACTCCTATTCGCCCGAGGAGGTCGAGGCGGTTGTGAA
Coding sequences within:
- a CDS encoding GtrA family protein, producing MGIRDFCDGLFYGKHGEVMRYLFIGALNVAITWGVYAALVLLGIKPVYSNAASWVIGVMVAFVLNKTFVFGSQTRKKKTVSKEATYFVAGRAFTGAINICGFPVLYDMGLDLELFGVDGFPAKIIISFIEIVLNYLISKYAVFVKKTDDDLQ
- a CDS encoding LicD family protein — encoded protein: MNTIQEGLLDMMADIDRAARENGAEYSLDCGTAIGAVRHRGFIPWDDDMDILVKEEDLPKFLDAMESLPEGKYTVQCPLSIDFANTFYKIRRNGTTAIEDDHWSNRGHQGLFIDVFVARGYPDGRFRRARYELLLKFQRGMRLIAFRCYGDPSKDRRQRWCDRMQARAQERMRRLCRDDRTMYRIDYPVDSRPVPREWYREYTDVPFEGHMFRMYADYDDILTDAYGDYMTPPPEEERIGKHIVAFSMTEDYRDWLREHGH
- a CDS encoding glycosyltransferase codes for the protein MPDLEVTVGICAYNEAQIIERSIRSVYSQKLSTVSVKEVLVVSSGSTDGTDDIVKGLQAEFPTLRLYRQEKREGKNSAINCYLDHKSCDLVVMLNADNAFGTEDSLQKLVEPLADPKVGITGGHPIPTNGKDTKIGFAVNLMWCVHHQLALEHPKIGELIAFRDIGTRLPTDMQSDEDIIRMKLEEAGYICVYVPDSIVLNRGPETEEDFIKQRVRVNVGECVMQKKYGYSIPTWNKRYLVKAAVACIKELGFHPFKMLYVARLEGRCRRIAREHVEKGGDNMSVWEMVGSTKKL